AGCCCGTGAATTTAGTTAGGGCCATTTATAAGGCCGAGGAcaacttaactatatatataagttaggCATGGACCTAAGGCCCCCAAAATACAAAGGCCTGCATTTTTATAATTTGGGTTTACTGTTTTAAAGTTTAgacttttatgttatatattattattatataaggGTAACATGAATGCCtagcttagaaaacaaataggGAAATAAACTTTATGGCTTTAGAGGTTTagaccttaaaaaaaaaaatgctaagCAAAGCCCTTAGAGCTTTACTTAACATGCATATAAAGGTTGTatgttttcatatcaaaaactcaccccctgatttttatggtaagtgtgcaactatttaatgcaccttaacgaaagcccttagggttttgtttaacaaaacccaaaaacgaaaatgcaaaaaaaaatacaccaCACAAATGAAATTACaacattcaagaaaaaaaaacaaaaaatagagCTAAATCAACTAGGCCCTCAAAATTAATGTCGCTTAGGGTCCCAAAAAAGCTTAAGCTGACACTGTATAAGACTATGTGTAAAACGTTCTATAAACATTTGGGCACGTGTGTAAGAAGTTTTCaaacattgttttattttttcttatctcTCAAAACCTATGCTTTATGTACTAAACTTTCGttttactatattatatatctatcgTACAATTTCTAAATTTTTGACATAATAACGCTTGGGATGAATGGATGATATATTAGACTCTGATACAAAGTCTACACATTATTCTCAACTCATATATATAAGCTTCTGCTTGTAGTTTTTAACTTAATCGTAattatttttgtatgtattatatatataatagttaatttaattaatataattggAAAGTACATTAAAATAACAATTCGTTCGTATTACTTTATGTCAAGTATTATATaagacaacaaaaaaaattatgattaatGTTTAGAGAAAAGACTTTAAAAGTCAAGTTAAGATATTTAAAATGGGATAGAAAGAGTAAATCTCTTGGGTATCTTTGGTTTAAGAATAGAACGACACACAAAACTCTTAGTTGGCGTGATTGGTGTAATTTTACATTGTTGTAACTTGTAATTATGTGTTCTTGTACATAGTTAATTTGGCCGCTCGGGGTTTGTGTGAAGAAAATTTACTACTTTTCaaggaaaagtaaaaaaaaaaagaataaaataggTCCTAGAAATTATAATGgaattagtttcctggaatgtaactatctttgaccgattatttatagtaggaaaaaaactaaagttatgtgtattgtatgtaagcaacttgaaaaaatgtttattgtatgtaagaaaacatacgtgacagcCATATACAAGTGACACTTGTCAGATtataattggttgaaacgaaattcctacatacaataaacattatttcaaagttgtttacatacaatacacacagttttagttatttcctactatagacattcgttcaaagtttcttacattcgagggaATTAATCCCAATtataaaacttgattatttGTTGATCATATTCTTTAGCcctattaaaaaatatatatattattaaacctaaaattataaaacttaaatCTTTGGGGCCCTATCGAAATTGGGCCCTAGGCTAGTGCCTTACTACTCCGAAATCTTTGGTTTTGATTATCGTTCGAAGGATGACCCAATCAACTCTAGTTTAAAGTGAGGATTGTTGATGCAAACGCACGTCCACAAAAATGTAAGAAACAAATGCGCGCgcacaatatatataaacattggGCTAGTTCAGTAGTTCCTCTATCATAGTATCATCTACtaatttttgatataaactTTATCgggtttatttatgtattagatatatattgttggCCTAAATATTGGTCTTCATATACTCATGTAGTCATGTTAGACTAGACTGAGACTTTTTTACCTGTCCCTTTATCGTATTTGAAATATTGAAAAAAGCTTGATGCATATCTATAGAGCACATCTCTCATTATCGTTTGCATAAACTGCAAAACATACAAGTACGGTGGTATCCATACACCATCAATATTTAGTCGTACATCACCAAAAATTCTTTGAGATGTTATATAAtactgttggaatatgatcacgttaaAAGATTGCATATCTGGAAGTTATTTAAGCCTACGAAgtcacacaaaatgacacgtaaactctatgttataaataattaataaacaaaagttaaatgtgtaatatgtatttattaattaaaagaggagGAATTAAGTGAAATTAGGAATTTgtattgtttcctaattccattTATAGGGGCCGAAATTCTCAAGGACTTTAGGCCTTGATATTACTTGTCCATCAAATTGAAAACCCTCCTAattaagcctataaatagaaggctgggtttaaggatttttaacatattcATAATGCAATCAATTGTGAAAACTCtcctctctctctttctccctCTTTGTTCGATCGGCCGAAAAGGAAAAACCCCAAAGGGTtggggttttagggttttgactTTTAGGGATATAGACCTTATAGATCGTGATCGGGTACCAGCATACAtcataggggtgtcaagtgtgcgATCGTAAAGGGgatttactttaaaccctaattaataataatcatattattatcaatattattggaagcttacGCTAAAAGCTACACATCCAATtcttactttgttaattaatactGTAGTATTGCATATATGATTCTTTCCACTGCGTAtacgtgattatttatttgataatatgCATAAATGCTAACAAATACAACAACTTAGATTATGTTTGGGACACACAAGAGAGAGACAAAGGAATtggattagttttttttaaaggtgaatttcgcttgaaacttcgtgtcacgattcgacagcgagaggtctagtaTACGTTGTATTAACCgagtccgcgctagagagctccctcgaagtagaaatacctatttcaaatacccattgggggaaaccccctactaatccgtctGAAgacacgacgatcaataggggtaaaccctgccctcTCTGACTTGAACCTGGATATACCAAGCCAAGCCCTCATAGAAGGACTaactatatctcaaagttggtggAATGAAGATTCGAACCTGGGACCTATAGGTCATCAAGGGAACTCCAAACCACTACACCAACTCAAAACAGGTGAAAGGAAGACATAGTATTAGTGTACGGATCATCACCTCTGTTGATAAACTTCGAGCCTCTAAGAATCTGTGCAATTATATTGCTTGACTTGCATACACAAAGGCCTTGAACAACGTAAACGGGATGCGTGTAATTATGTTTTAGGAAAAGTCCTTTGCTAAGTCTTTTTGTGAAGGCAAAATATATTACTGATGTTTGCACAACCTATACACAGTATGCATACGTTTTATATTACGATATATTGTTCGATCTTTTAAGTTGAATCAACATGATATATATAGGTCATATATATTGTCCTATGCAAATGAAAAGTTGGACTCAAAGCCAACCAAAATGAAAGACTTGCTATTTTAATTCCATCTCACATACGTCAAATTAATACTTCTTAACATGACCGAAGGCAAATTAAGTTGAGAGGATCTTTGTACTTATGTAATATGCTAGTAATTTATAACTAAATTTTGGTAAGAAATTAACAAGCGTTTGGTTCACGGATTTTGATGGTATCTGATAGTATTGGAATTGAATTCTATTCCGTAATACGTTTGGTTATCAAAAAATGAAAGACTTGTTATTTTAATTCCATCTCACATACGTCAAAGTAATACTTCTTAACATGACCGAAGGCAAATTAAGTTGAGAGGATCTTTGTACTTATGTAATATGCTAGTAATTTATAACTAAATTTTAGTAAGAAATTAACCAGCGTTTGGTTCACGGATTTCAATGGTATCTGATAGTAATGGAATTGAATTCTATTCCATAATACGTTTGGTTGTCaaaaaatgatgaaattttATTCCATTGGAATGTAATAATTCCTTCATTTGatgaaatctccattccttaAGGTTCTTAaatgaaatttcatttttatcctcttttgaattaaaataaaaaaaaaatctttcatcaaatttcattctttcaGAATTTAAATTCCTTTTAAcatattctaattttttttttatgtgaatCAAACATGCACTAGAAACATATAATTTTCCAACATGGACTAGCATATAATAACATTTCATATGCATGCAATTAATTACTTTATTACCATAGTTGGGGATGGCCGGTCCATTGGGGTCAATCACAAGTGGCAAATGACTACCCTCATCTTAAATCCACCTTCAAGATCAGACCAAGTGTACAATAAAAATCTTTGCACCATTTACGGGTACTCATGCTCATATGCCAATTTACACATATAACCCTCATGCACTAGAGTCTACACCCCATAAtgatcactatatatataatccaaCTAAGTTCACATTTACATAAATAAACCACAACAAGATGCATTCAAAAATATACCAAATTTCTATCATTGTTCTCTTCTTATGTATTTGCAGTGCAAATTTTGCATATAGTTCTAAAGGTGCAAGAAAGACTCTAGTGGAGAAAATGGCCACTTCAGACCCAAGTggtactactactactactggATCAGGCCATGGTAAGAATTGGGACTATAGTTGGGGGTTTGGGTCAAGTCCAGGGAGTGGTTGGGGTTATGGGTCAGGATCGGGCCGGTCTCCTAATGGATTTGGTAAAGGTTATGGTTTTGGGTATGGTTCTGGGAGTGGAAGTGGTAGTGGCTCAGGGTCTGGTTATGGTTATGGGTCTGGTGGTGGTGGAGCTCATGGAGGTGGTCATGGTTATGGTTCTGGTTatggaggtggaggtggaggtggaggaAGCGGTTATGGAGGTGGAGGAAGCGGTCCTGGCAACCACGGATAATTAAGTTGTTGCAGCCCTAATTAATTGGTCATGTATGTTTCAAAATAGTAAAATAGGTTGATGGTTCAACAAGGTATGTGTTTTAAGTAATAGCATGTTGTGTGCAAGTTTGATTGTAATTTATGATTATGTAGAGATGGTCAATATATATAGGTATGATCATCCTATGTTATGTAACAAATTAAGTGTGTTTttctatatatagttttttcctCATGAATCATAGGATCATGATTTCAAGTGTTAatctaattattaataatatatcaatGATCACATTTACTAAATACTACTCCATCTGTTCCATTGACATGTATGCATGCTATGGAACGATACTCGTTGTTACTAATGACGCCTAGGCTTACATATGAATTGAAGTTGGTAGATACGGGCCGGTTTAATCATTTGAgatgcccagatcatgtgggaaTCAGGTAAATGTATTTCAATTGCGTATGTAATGTGGTGAAAGACTAACAGTCCCTCCAGGCCTCCATgacctttttcctttttttttttagttgtctAAATATAAGCTTTCACTTCTATAAGTAACATCTTATTAAGTTATCAACGAAAGTTGACTTAATTATTAGCTTATTGAGTTTTTTAAAAGCTAATTGAAAAGCAATAAACGAACTCGTATAAGCTTATGCTTATCATCTTTTTAGGAGCTTACAAATCTAATTTTGATCGAGAAGCATATGGAACTTGGCTTATTAACCTTTCAACATCGGATTTGTTAAAAAGCAATAAACTAAACCTTGATGATTGATGTTAATAAGCAAATATGTAACGATAAGCTAGCTGCCACTAAAAACTAACACGATTTGATGTAATGATTATGATTTACTAAAGCAGTGTGTTTTTCCAAAGTGGATATATCTAACTATCTAATTGAAGATGGGAAGGCATATGTATTGAGATTGTCTTTTCAACTACATCATGAAGGAGCTAAAAGAAACTCACAACACATGGTATATATAACATAACCAGGGTTGATCTGTTAATCAACGTGTTAATCCAAAAGCTAACCGGCCGGGATAAATCCCTTTAACCCCAAAAAAACGTGTTatatattccaaaaaaaaaaataacaaaatgaaGCCTAACTAATGCAATTCTCTATATAGCTCAGTAAAATGAGTAGTGCAGGGATGCAATTAATTCCTCAAATAGCTCAACAAAAACAAGGTGATTGTTCATATATAGTACTAAAAAGACAGTCTTGTCAATGTTTAATGGTAAACAGGCaaatataatacgagtatattggATGACAAATATATCTCTACTATAAAAGAGGaggcaatttttttttttttaacagcaatgtATTCGTATTCTATTATACCAAATATTCTAAACTAATTATTCTAAACTGCTTGAGATTGAACCTAAGACCTCCAATTTAACAGGCATATGCCTCTACCAAGTGGGCTACCCACACATCGACggccaaaaaaaaaaggcaagGGTCTTAacattaattttaagtatttttagaaatgggAAATAATACCGtctttcaaaaatatttcaTCAACAacttatacatacaaatatacttATGCGTTTAATAACCCAAACCCGACAACTGATGAAGTTGGTCGCCCGTTGGTGAGCATCACCCTAACTACAGTATATGAGTTATAATGATTTTAAGAACTCATTGATCATCGTGTATTTTCCGGGTACATTTTTAATGCAGAGATAATATTGGTAAATGATGAGTAAAGgtttttcaaaaattgatgaagaTAATATAGTAAATGCATAGGATGACAAACTAGCTTGCCCTTTTGGCCTTGTTTATTGGCAAACTGGCAAATAATAAAAGGCCCTCTTGAGAATATATGTTGGTAGCCCATAGTTTGATCATAAAGTATGCTTCTTGATTgttctagagtttaaagatgatgtaaaaTTAATGCAATCAAACCTCTAATTTATTGCACTAATAGAgcagaaaattaaaaaatattcatCTCGAATTCAAAAAAAAGTACTCGTATAATAGAACTTGAA
The Erigeron canadensis isolate Cc75 chromosome 2, C_canadensis_v1, whole genome shotgun sequence DNA segment above includes these coding regions:
- the LOC122588713 gene encoding glycine-rich cell wall structural protein 2-like, producing MHSKIYQISIIVLFLCICSANFAYSSKGARKTLVEKMATSDPSGTTTTTGSGHGKNWDYSWGFGSSPGSGWGYGSGSGRSPNGFGKGYGFGYGSGSGSGSGSGSGYGYGSGGGGAHGGGHGYGSGYGGGGGGGGSGYGGGGSGPGNHG